A single uncultured Methanolobus sp. DNA region contains:
- a CDS encoding mechanosensitive ion channel domain-containing protein, which translates to MMFIIFTLPLSVDDKNLLLTFVGIVVGAIITFSSTTFVANAMAGIMLRLIVPFRVGDYIKLDDTFGRVTEMYFLHTQVQSIDRDLITIPNIKLVSSPLKTIRSSGTVITTTVSLGYDISRKDIEENLLKAADVTGLENAFVHVEELGDFSITYKVGGLLKDIEGLITARSDFKKNVMDCLHSAEIEIVSPTYMNQRVFSSDYTCLPPKEEPVPKNAAKPEVKTEEIIFDKAITAQTLDKIYSTTDGLGERRKKMTENVKMLADEDVKSKLNEEISRLEKMEDELKPEVEELKGLPDITAIREENKEDIVNKLLNVEKKADWISELHSDIEKELEGLTAKLQENNK; encoded by the coding sequence ATGATGTTTATCATATTCACCCTGCCCCTGAGTGTTGATGATAAGAATCTTCTTCTGACCTTTGTGGGAATTGTGGTCGGTGCAATAATCACATTCTCATCCACCACGTTTGTGGCAAACGCCATGGCGGGCATCATGCTCAGGCTTATTGTGCCTTTCCGGGTTGGAGATTACATTAAACTGGATGACACGTTTGGAAGGGTCACCGAGATGTATTTCCTGCACACACAGGTGCAGTCAATTGACAGGGACCTTATAACCATACCCAACATCAAACTGGTGTCAAGCCCTCTGAAAACCATTCGTTCGTCAGGCACTGTAATTACAACGACCGTTTCCCTGGGATATGACATATCGCGCAAGGATATTGAAGAAAATCTTCTGAAGGCTGCTGATGTTACCGGACTTGAGAATGCATTCGTACATGTTGAGGAACTTGGAGACTTTTCCATTACTTACAAGGTCGGCGGATTACTGAAGGACATTGAAGGACTTATCACTGCCAGATCCGATTTTAAGAAGAATGTAATGGACTGCCTGCACAGTGCGGAAATAGAGATAGTTTCACCGACCTACATGAACCAGAGGGTTTTCAGCAGTGATTATACTTGCCTTCCTCCGAAGGAAGAGCCAGTTCCTAAGAATGCGGCCAAACCTGAGGTCAAGACCGAGGAGATCATTTTTGACAAGGCCATCACTGCCCAGACGCTTGATAAAATATACAGCACCACCGATGGACTGGGAGAGCGCAGGAAGAAGATGACAGAGAATGTCAAAATGCTGGCAGATGAAGATGTTAAGAGTAAACTGAATGAAGAGATCTCCCGGCTGGAAAAAATGGAAGATGAACTCAAACCTGAGGTTGAAGAACTTAAAGGCCTTCCTGACATTACAGCTATCCGGGAAGAGAATAAGGAAGATATTGTTAACAAACTTCTCAATGTAGAAAAGAAAGCAGACTGGATATCAGAACTTCATTCTGATATTGAGAAGGAACTGGAAGGACTGACTGCAAAATTGCAGGAGAATAACAAATAA
- a CDS encoding MoxR family ATPase codes for MASEMNSRDLSQTYKMAGDMFATLFNEIGKVVVGQKNIVEQITIAILCNGHALVESNPGLGKTLTISTISKALDLNFSRIQCTPDLMPADITGTQIIEESGGHKEFKFEAGPIFANIVLADEINRASPKTQSSLLEAMQEKQITVGNDTYILEQPFFILATQNPIEMEGTFPLPEAQLDRFLLKILVDYPSYEDEIEIVNRYTRSISPSVNKVVNKNTLLDLQRLTRDVPVADDIRNRAIKIVMSTRISSEYIEYGASPRASIGLILAAKARALIKGRNYVSAEDIDAMAYPVLRHRVVLTFEAERRGVSTDQVIKSILEKIK; via the coding sequence ATGGCTAGTGAGATGAACTCAAGGGATCTGTCACAAACATACAAAATGGCTGGCGACATGTTCGCAACCCTTTTCAACGAAATTGGAAAGGTGGTTGTAGGCCAGAAGAATATAGTTGAACAGATAACGATCGCAATACTTTGTAACGGGCACGCACTTGTGGAGAGTAATCCGGGTCTTGGAAAAACACTGACGATATCCACAATATCAAAAGCACTGGACCTGAACTTCAGCAGGATACAGTGTACACCAGACCTTATGCCTGCGGATATTACAGGAACCCAGATCATCGAGGAATCCGGCGGACACAAGGAGTTCAAGTTCGAAGCGGGACCTATTTTTGCAAACATTGTGCTTGCTGATGAAATTAACCGTGCATCACCAAAGACACAGTCATCCCTGCTTGAAGCAATGCAGGAAAAGCAGATAACTGTTGGAAATGACACTTACATCCTTGAGCAGCCTTTTTTCATTCTGGCGACCCAGAACCCGATAGAAATGGAAGGAACTTTCCCGCTTCCTGAAGCTCAGCTTGACAGGTTCCTGCTCAAGATCCTTGTGGATTACCCAAGCTACGAGGATGAGATCGAGATAGTTAACCGCTATACAAGATCAATTTCCCCAAGCGTCAACAAGGTCGTTAACAAGAACACACTCCTTGACCTTCAGAGACTCACAAGAGACGTGCCTGTTGCAGATGATATAAGGAACAGGGCGATCAAGATCGTCATGTCAACACGTATCAGCAGCGAGTACATCGAATACGGTGCATCTCCAAGAGCATCCATCGGTCTTATCCTGGCTGCAAAAGCAAGGGCGCTCATCAAGGGACGAAATTACGTCAGTGCCGAGGATATAGATGCCATGGCATATCCGGTGCTCAGGCACAGGGTTGTGCTCACTTTCGAAGCTGAAAGGAGAGGCGTAAGCACTGACCAGGTTATCAAGAGCATACTTGAGAAGATAAAGTAA
- a CDS encoding DUF58 domain-containing protein: protein MSDKRHNIDVEFFRQLDRFTFMVRKRISTAYAGSRRSIHSGRGLDTIGYREYNQGDEIKSIDWKAYARSEKLYIRQFEEDKSLTTHILLDSSKSMDYTGGAELSKFEYATMLAAGFAYLVTKDNDKFAISTFSENVEFSKPRRGRKYLLKTIERLETVPVGGKTDINECTIQYGKAIHSRSLVILISDFMQDPKDIESAIYRFSDHDLILVQVLDRTESSLEIHGHSRLIDLESGVKLETYISEDLKSEYQKKLTDHVNHIGDTCSRVGAEFYTFTTDIPIFDAFFHTISRRKW, encoded by the coding sequence ATGAGCGACAAGAGACATAATATAGATGTTGAGTTCTTCAGGCAGCTTGACCGCTTTACCTTCATGGTAAGGAAAAGAATATCAACCGCATATGCAGGTAGCAGACGTTCCATCCATAGCGGACGGGGTCTGGATACCATAGGATACCGCGAGTATAACCAGGGCGATGAAATAAAGTCCATCGACTGGAAAGCATATGCGAGGTCTGAGAAACTCTATATCAGGCAGTTCGAGGAAGATAAATCCCTGACAACCCATATTCTGCTGGACTCCAGTAAAAGTATGGATTATACAGGCGGAGCTGAGCTCAGCAAATTCGAATATGCCACTATGCTTGCCGCTGGTTTTGCATATCTTGTCACAAAGGACAATGATAAGTTTGCCATATCAACCTTCTCTGAAAATGTGGAATTCTCAAAACCCAGAAGAGGAAGAAAATACCTGCTCAAAACCATTGAAAGACTTGAGACGGTTCCTGTCGGTGGTAAAACCGACATCAACGAATGTACCATCCAGTACGGAAAAGCCATTCACTCACGCTCACTTGTTATCCTTATCTCTGATTTCATGCAGGACCCTAAAGATATAGAGTCCGCGATCTACCGCTTTTCCGACCATGACCTGATACTTGTGCAGGTACTTGACAGGACAGAAAGTTCCCTTGAAATTCACGGGCACAGCAGGCTTATCGATCTTGAATCAGGAGTTAAGCTTGAAACATATATCAGCGAGGATCTGAAGAGCGAATACCAGAAAAAGCTCACAGACCATGTCAACCATATAGGTGACACGTGCAGCAGGGTCGGTGCGGAATTCTACACATTCACAACTGACATACCGATCTTTGATGCGTTCTTCCATACCATCAGCCGGAGGAAATGGTAA
- a CDS encoding BatA and WFA domain-containing protein — protein MPFDNPLALAALASVIPLILLYLLRPKPLQVQIPSLMFLMDIKEEKKRFYTSISKLIKDPLFFIQLFVLILLALAAASPYLESQEALSGDHTVIIIDGSASMQTGSRFSDAISKAEDYVSKTNTVILAESTPVTIIEEANAQATYDALDSMEAKATVADLSSAISAAMRILSEQGGNIVVVSDFASWNGDDPVNSMKLAESYGLNVQFLIVGNDADNTGIIQGTIEVEDGNYNYNGVIKNYQNSRQTIDVEIENLDSGKTSSTSLTIPARSTKQLRLTNLGTGITEVRILDDDSLAADNIAYISIPKISDRQMLFVTDVDDLPSKIALSLIPTIKVKQLEGVPDDLSDYNFVVIANKERALASNEISTLSSYLNGGGKAVFIASEALSSENAKTELVELLPVMPESVEETDDGVTLEVVQDTRISEDIKYEEVAMYSYLNVTERIESTTLVATEDGVPMLVYGPVGDGTSVYFGINDITGDDAWNNFHNLPEYPVFWSKLAGWLGGTGSVQDYNLKTGTVSALAKEQEIQTPSTTDTVSRVLYDEVGVYQVAGKEIAVNIYNDKESDTTLEGTDVIERSQADDEPGIVRASSYTAKNYLDTYMIIIVFVLVILELLVIRKRGEL, from the coding sequence ATGCCTTTTGATAATCCGCTGGCACTGGCTGCTCTTGCAAGTGTTATCCCGCTCATATTATTGTACCTGCTAAGACCAAAACCACTTCAGGTACAGATCCCATCCCTGATGTTCCTCATGGATATCAAAGAAGAGAAAAAACGATTTTACACTTCCATTTCCAAACTTATAAAGGACCCACTGTTCTTTATCCAGCTATTTGTGCTGATACTCCTTGCGCTTGCTGCTGCGTCTCCTTATCTGGAGAGTCAGGAAGCACTTAGTGGTGATCACACAGTGATAATCATTGACGGTTCAGCAAGTATGCAGACCGGCAGCAGGTTCAGTGATGCAATATCAAAGGCAGAGGACTATGTAAGTAAGACAAACACGGTCATTCTGGCTGAAAGCACACCTGTAACTATTATTGAAGAAGCGAATGCACAGGCAACATATGATGCACTGGATTCAATGGAAGCTAAGGCAACCGTTGCAGACCTGTCAAGTGCTATTTCAGCAGCCATGAGAATACTATCAGAACAGGGCGGAAATATCGTCGTAGTTTCAGATTTTGCAAGCTGGAACGGTGACGACCCGGTAAACTCCATGAAACTTGCTGAGTCCTATGGCCTTAATGTCCAGTTCCTCATTGTTGGTAATGATGCCGACAACACCGGAATAATACAGGGAACCATCGAAGTTGAAGATGGAAATTACAATTACAACGGAGTTATCAAGAACTACCAGAACAGCAGGCAGACAATTGATGTTGAGATAGAGAATCTTGACAGTGGTAAAACAAGTTCTACCTCACTCACAATTCCTGCAAGGTCAACAAAGCAGCTTCGTCTTACAAACCTTGGAACCGGAATTACAGAAGTAAGAATTCTTGACGATGACAGTCTGGCAGCAGACAACATTGCCTATATTTCAATTCCGAAGATCTCAGACAGGCAAATGCTCTTTGTGACAGATGTTGATGACCTGCCTTCAAAAATAGCACTTTCACTTATACCTACAATAAAAGTAAAACAGCTTGAAGGTGTGCCGGATGACCTTTCAGATTACAATTTTGTGGTAATTGCCAACAAGGAAAGAGCGCTTGCAAGCAACGAGATATCCACTCTCAGCAGTTATCTCAACGGTGGAGGAAAAGCCGTATTCATCGCAAGTGAAGCATTGTCATCTGAAAATGCAAAGACTGAACTTGTGGAGCTTCTTCCTGTTATGCCAGAGTCTGTGGAAGAGACAGATGACGGAGTTACTCTTGAGGTGGTGCAGGATACAAGGATCAGTGAGGACATAAAGTACGAAGAAGTGGCAATGTACAGCTACCTGAATGTTACGGAAAGGATCGAATCAACGACCCTTGTTGCAACTGAAGACGGCGTACCAATGCTGGTCTACGGACCTGTTGGTGACGGAACTTCCGTGTATTTCGGAATAAATGACATTACAGGTGACGACGCATGGAACAATTTCCATAACCTGCCTGAATACCCTGTATTCTGGTCAAAGCTTGCCGGATGGCTTGGTGGAACAGGCAGTGTGCAGGATTATAACCTAAAGACCGGAACCGTTTCTGCGCTGGCAAAGGAGCAGGAGATCCAGACACCAAGTACTACGGATACTGTAAGCCGTGTACTCTACGATGAGGTCGGTGTTTACCAGGTAGCCGGAAAAGAAATAGCTGTGAACATCTACAATGACAAGGAGTCTGATACCACGCTTGAGGGAACAGATGTTATTGAACGCTCACAAGCTGACGATGAACCTGGAATCGTACGTGCAAGTTCATACACAGCAAAGAATTACCTTGATACTTATATGATAATCATTGTTTTTGTATTGGTCATACTGGAGCTTCTTGTAATAAGAAAGAGAGGTGAGCTCTGA
- the pheA gene encoding prephenate dehydratase: MRIGVLGLKGSYSEKAAKQWITENVSGEDNNLEHCSDIQDVFSLLENKECDIGVVPLENSIEGSVGVTLDLLLEKNVTIIGETIVTIEHCLLSRGKKEDIKVILSHPQALGQCRNFLKMTFPLAELRTTGSTSHAAKLATEFEEMAAIASPETAGVYNLDVLMPNIQDRKHNHTRFVIITRSETTEHIVRSLKQADQGSPYKTSIIVYLDRDRPGALYSILGDFARNDINLTKIESRPSKKVLGDYVFYIDFEGNISDDIIKDAIYNIESSVGMLKMLGSYPEFNSSCKSN, from the coding sequence ATGAGAATTGGCGTACTCGGGCTTAAAGGCTCATATTCAGAAAAGGCTGCAAAGCAGTGGATTACAGAAAATGTATCCGGAGAAGATAATAACCTTGAGCATTGCTCGGATATCCAGGATGTATTTTCCCTGCTGGAAAACAAAGAATGTGACATCGGTGTAGTACCACTTGAAAATTCAATTGAAGGCTCAGTGGGCGTTACCCTTGACCTGCTTCTTGAAAAGAATGTAACCATTATCGGCGAGACAATTGTTACAATAGAACACTGTCTTCTTTCAAGAGGAAAGAAAGAAGATATCAAAGTTATACTCTCACATCCGCAGGCTCTTGGACAATGCCGCAACTTCCTGAAAATGACATTCCCCCTCGCAGAGCTGAGAACCACAGGAAGTACATCCCATGCTGCAAAGCTTGCAACCGAATTCGAGGAAATGGCTGCCATAGCATCTCCGGAAACAGCTGGTGTTTATAATCTGGATGTTCTGATGCCAAACATCCAGGACAGGAAACACAATCATACACGTTTTGTTATTATTACAAGGTCAGAGACAACAGAGCACATAGTCAGATCCTTGAAACAGGCAGATCAAGGCAGTCCTTACAAAACATCAATAATAGTCTATCTTGACCGTGACCGTCCAGGTGCGCTTTATTCCATACTTGGAGATTTTGCAAGGAACGATATCAATCTTACAAAAATAGAGTCGCGACCATCAAAGAAAGTACTGGGAGATTATGTTTTCTACATTGACTTTGAAGGAAACATAAGCGATGATATTATAAAAGATGCAATATATAACATAGAGTCGAGCGTAGGGATGTTGAAAATGCTTGGTTCGTATCCGGAATTCAATTCCAGTTGTAAGTCCAATTAA